The nucleotide sequence ttaaagtagctgaaCTGTTACCAGCAGTGTAAATGCTCAATATATTGTGTCTCAGTAGAGCTTAACATCATCACGTGGTTTACATCACCAGTTATAAAGCTACATTTACAGGAAGCACGGACAGACTCAAGTTTTTCTGCTTGCTCTCttttaaataactgacttaCATCGTAGGAAGTCTTTCCTGGTCCTGGGAACAGTGACTGTGAAGAATAACAGACATGAAGAGCGTGACTATAATGTCAAGAGAATTGCTAACACATGCAGAAATTTCCCAACACTGAAGATAATTAGAAAAATGTCTCTGATGTTTACAGAGCCCAAAACCGGACAAGTACAACTTTTGCTTCATATTAGGGTTTGATATTATTGACATGATCAATGCTTTGGAATAGGACTCACATTTCACTTTGTTTATCACACAAAGTAATCATATCACTATGTAAGTTTTGGACTAAACCTCAAGCTCCTTGGTCTTTTTAAGAGACACTGTTTGATCGGCGCCCCTTTTATCCTCATTCACCATTTCCTACATTAGTAATGGAAAGATACGTCttgtacatgtatttacactttGATTTGTACTAATGTAGTGCTGACGTGGCTCACAGATGACAACTATACATTTGTGTGGCTGCTGCACTGGGATAAAGGCCTTCTGAAGCAAAAGTATATTTTACACTATATAACTAACTTTCAGTTCCAGCAGCCATACAGGAAAGCATAACTTGCACAAAGTATATTTTAGCTTTCTATGTCATGAGCAAGCAAgtcttttgtattttatagtgTAAAATACACTTTTCTTGAATGAATGAGACATTTTCAGTGCTTCAGTGCTTTGACGCagtctgtgttgttaaaagcgctatataaataaaaatgattgattgattgattgattgatttacttAGCACTTTGGATTGCTGTATACCCAAAACACTTGTTCAAGGTCTCTCCTCAACAAAACCAGCATGCATCATCTACATGGAGTAGAGCACTCACCACACATCAGCTACCTGCTGGCCTCACTAACAACAACTTAGTTTTCACAGGAGAACTACCATGAAGGTACTGACCAGAATCAACCCTGCTTACCTTTAGTGAGACTGGTCACCCACTGTAGGTAATTGTGTACAGTTGTCTCaaacaaaattgtaaatgttgatTGTTTGAACATAGCTAATGTTTTGAGGAAattcttaaaaagaaacaaagtattcataaaaatgtgcagATGACACTTACTTGAAGAGAGTGTAGGGCTGACAGTATCACTGGCTTCACTCACTCCCACTTTACCCACTATCCTGTAGCGGATCAAGTACTGCTTCCCAGGTACCAATTCAGTCAGTGTGAAGTCTTGATCAGCTGTGTCTATGAAAAGCCACTGCTCCTCAGCTCCAGAACCTGCGTTTATCTGCTTGTACTCCAATCTGTACTTTACTGTTTCTCCAGTTGGGGACTTCTTCAGTTCCAGGGACACAGTTTCCTCCAGGACATTCTTTATTATTGGTGTGGGTGGCTTGGACACGGGCTGAAACTTTGTGTCGGTCAACTTCCCATTTTCATACAAATAGATGGAGGAGCCTGGAATGGAGGGATCGGAGATGGCAGAAATAATGAAACGAATACTCTTGTTAATTTTACTGGCCTCTGAAAATTTCTTGAAGACTGATAAGTTCTCTCTCATCTTTGCAATGACATCAGGATCTTGGAACCACTTTCTGACATCAGATGTCACAGAAGGctggtttattttttcatctagCTTTGTAAACTTCTCAGATTTCACAAACTCTGCCAGGGTTGAAAGATATGGGTCTTTATATTTCAGAGATGTGAAGGTCAAGCACACTACAGCTTTAATATCAGGATCAAGAAGGATGCTGTTGAGCCTGTCTGAATCTTCCGTGTTAATCTCCTTCAGCGTCTTGCTGGgattattcaataaattaagTTCAGACTTTGCATCAGATAACCATTGGTTAAGTAAGTCAGCACTAAAAGGGGAGCTGCTGTGTATCATCAGAATGTCTCCTAGGGATTGTTCCTGCACACTTCCTTCACGAATGGCAGGCAAGAACCTGGCCAGAGCTTTCTGAAGCACTATCTTGTAGATGCTTAAAGAGTCCTGAAATGAGCGCAGCCTTTTTTTGACGTCACTGAAAACATTCATCTCTTTTCTTCTGGACAGATCATTGCATGTCCTCTCTACCTCCTTCAGCCCCTCCATCATATCTTGAGTGTTGGAAATCAAATGATCGCTGATTTGTCTCTCCAATCGAGCTGCTTTTGTATCCAGCAGACAAAGAGGATAGAGCCAGACTTTTATCGGCACTGCATTCTGTGGATTTTTCTTCAGCAGATTGGGGAGGTTCTTGTACACCTCTAGGGCCTCTAAGTATGTTGTGGGATTCTGCTCAAGATGGACATCACCATGAAATGTGCAGGTGATAGTCTCAGCCTTTTTATTATCCtcatctgtcatttttaaagctcCTTTTCCCTCAATGGAAAATCCAGGGATCTTTTTCACCATGACATCCAGTTCTCCCTCAATGTCCTGCTTGTTTTCATCTTCTGCAAATGAACGTTCAAACACCATGAAGGCATGAGCTCCGTACAGCACAGCCGTGATCACGTGAGTTGCAGTTTTCTGGTCGAATACCTGAGCGTAGGTGATCTTTCCCAGCTGAGTCATAGTGAGTTGATCGAATCTTGAGGTTTCGCTGTAATGCATTGTTACTCTGGACTGCTGATTGGAAGATTTGGTGTCATTAAGGAACTTGGCAGATCCTCCCACCTCCACCAGCCCCCCCAAAAAGCTGGCCTTCAGGGAAGCACTTATTTTTAGGAGATCGGACTTACTAAGTAAAGAGTCAGAACTACTGAAATTCAAAGTTGTCATCAGCTGCGGACGACTGTCCAAATCTTCCCTCAGTGATTTCTTATCCCACAAAGTAACACctgaaatgagaaatgtttacgTACATACAATGGGTTACGTACATACAATGGACACAGTGgaaaactgaagtaaaaatcCATCCTGTATCTGTAagacaattttaaattaatatgtatgCTTTCTTTCTCTAACATGACCTAACTGCTTAAAGTCtgcataaaatcagaattgcTATTGTAAAGGTGAACAAATGACCCTGGTAATCAATGTCcgcttagttactgttgctgaCTCGGACAAACAAACGCTCACAACTCACAGCTGTCATTTTGAAAACCTTGTCCCTATatgtttttgatacatttttaatttattgaaccAGTATGATGCAATCAACAGGACCTATTCCtcgtcctccctgaccttgcagaGTGTCTGAGCAAGAAGGCGACAAAACAGCCACAGTGTTGTCTGTGCGAACCAACACATGCTTACCCTACAGCAGTGGCCAGAACTGCCAAAAGCAGTCAAGGTGCCATCCAGAGCCCCGAAGGCTGCCTTCCCATTGCATGTGGCGGCCCAGCCCGAAGTGGAGGCATCTGTTGTCACAACAACATGCCTAGAAACGTGCCGTCATACTCACTGAGTCCAACTCcacactgagaaaaaaagattcCCAGCACGGGGGAGAGCTTGCTCTTTTCCCAGTTGACCCAAagccccaactggctgaggtacTGGAGCACCAGGTCCCTGTGATGCCACAACTGCTCTTAAGACTGCCCCATTATGAGCCAGTCGTCGAGATTGCTAAGTTGAGGATCCTGATACACACTTCCTGTAATGGGGCATGGGTGCCCTCTGCAACCTTAGTGAAGACACGGGGGACAGGGACAGCCCGTAGAGTTGGATTGCCTAGATCAGCAATGGCAATTGGTTGGGTAGTGTAAACCACAAACCTAACCCCAGCACCAATGGTGTGTGCAGTGGTGGGCAGTGAAACTGGATGAAAGAGAAGGCATCACGTCCTGACTCATCACTGTAGCACTGCCCTGATCAGTGGCGGGACTGGCTAGAACCAAGTGGGGAGGTGTTGCATCTACTATCTGTGATTTGTTTGGCTACTGGCAATAGAGGGCACTGTGGGCGACAGTCAGAAAGTTGTGAACTCCTTACTGTCACGCAACAAGCACCATGGAGAACAAGTAAACTGttcttttattgaaaatgtttgtaCCATAGGCCCTTGAGCCTGACacggaacaaaaacaaatccagGATTCTCCACCCGGCCTGCCCCCAGGGGAAGGAGTGGTGCTGTCCTCTCTAACTCCTGTAGAGAAGTCTCTACCCTTCCAGGCCTCACCTTCCTGTAGGGAGCTCGACTCGCTGGCCTTGACCAGGTCTCAGCACAGTGTGGAGCAGCCATGGCATGGCGCCCTCAGTGATGGGCAGGCTGAGGTTTGAGTGCAGCGTGAGAGTGCAGGGTGCCCAGTCTGCCACTGTACTGCCAAGAACTGTTTGGCAGCGCTCGACCGTTTCGCTGCCACAGACGGCACTCCTGGCTCACAAGTGTGGACATTGCCTTCCCGAGGGACTTTGCTGTGATTTTCAACACCCCTGAGTTGATGTCAGTTGGTGAACACTGTAACCTATTAAAGTTAAGTCACTGTGCTGTTTTTGCTGGTTTTTTTCCTTTGAGGTAAGGGGATGCTGGTTCAAATGTTACATGTAGTTATACTATAAGGCAGAGGGAGTGCTACTTGTGCTTCGAGCAAAGTATTTAACAGGTATCATGAAGAAGGGAGGTTCGTTTGGTGGGTAGAACCACATTGTCTGAGTTTGCCAGGGCTTCCAGCTTTCATTTTTGAAGTCCTGTTTGAGAAACTTACTGTTTCAAGCTCAATCGAGTTTCAGGATTATGAACAAACTCATTTAAGGATCTCCAAACatcagaaaacaagaaacagaTAAGACTATTTTGATTTGTGGGTTTTTATCTgtgcatgtctttttttaaaaaaattttgaagatatgtaaaaaaataaggtCTAAACGGGGTAATTGGCCCACAGGACTGCACGCCTTGGCCATGGGAATGGCTGACAGCCTACAGGCCCTGGATGGGAGACGAGGACTATTCCTTCAAGTGGCAAAGATGCATTGCAACCGCACTCTCCACCTGGGGAATACCAAAGTACCCCCTAACCACAGCAGTACCAAGCGTAGTGATAATGGGGGAGGCAGACAAGCAGCTTCTGGCAGAAAAAGGGCCATCCACAAGCTCATCAGCTCCTATATGCACTCatggaatagaaaaaaaaacagggcagGCCCATACCAAGGAACCCGTAAGGAGagagtgactgacagacagggaactAAAGCACAAACTTCAGCTACAGCAAAACATGTTTACTTGCATGAATGGTCAAAGTGAGGGAGCTGTGAAGGCAAGCTTCATAATTGCAGAGGAGATAACAAGAGCTGTATTGAAAAGGTATGTGGTTTTGTGTGCCCggtaaaaaaacaagcatttgctAACATCAAACTTTTCCGAAACACTAAGGCTAGTCGGGTGGTCAGACTTACAGATCCAGCTTCAAGAAAAAGCTAAGGAATTTATTGCATATTCATTGACTATTATTGAAAGTGTAGACAGAACAGACACTGCCCAGTTCTCAATATTCATTTGAGGGGTAAATGATCAATTCTCTGTTACTGAGGAACTTTTGGATTTAAGAGTAATTCATGGGACATGTGGACAGGACATGTGGAAAAGTGTTGGACATGCATCTGATCACTCTATAAAGGCGTTTCGGTGAGAGAGGCAGATGCGCCAAGGAAACCTGTCTCACTTTCCCATTTGTAAGTCAATCAGTGACACGGTCACCATCCCATTCCTGACAGGAGTGTATGCAGACAACTTGAATGCACTAAAAGTGCAAAGTTAGAATAAGTGTAgaataaacaaaatcatttctgCAAAGAGAGGGAGAGTATCTGgtaagaggtaaaaaaaaagtcaatatgcGGTTTGGCATAAGCCAGCAGCAAGTGACCTTTCAAGTTCAAGTTTTAAAGTAAGAGCTACTAAACTAAgctataaaattatttgttatctTTATACCATTTATCTATGATAGCctatagcctatatatatatatatatatatatatatatatattgtggcaggaggagccaatgacagacacagtgggtgtggcgtcaggcctcggagagatttttattaacaaaatatatacaaaataaagtgtccaggggaaaaagtgtccaaaataaacaggtaaacaggggaactggtgtcctcgtcatgctgcagggggagtgcaggtCGGGCAGTGTTCCAGGGGTACATTTTTGTCAGTATATTGTTTCCGGTGCACTACAAGTATAATAGCCACACAAGGTGCATCGCTAGTAACATGTCTGTAAGAGTTACGTCTGTAAGAAGTGTTAAGAAGTTTGAGAGTTTTCGTTTAAAAGAACGCTGGAACAATCTTAACAGTAACTATGTATTGCATTCTGTTGGGTTTTGTTCTTTTCACCTTTGGTCTGAATTAATTTGTATGTGGATGGATTGTTCTCCCACATTTTAGTTCAGAAACcttcttaataaaaatagtagGTAGGCTACTGCTGCATGTGAATCATTCTTTCTCACTGCAATCTgtgacaaatgtatttatttatttattagatgtagcaaaaaattgcatttaacgcacttaatatattattactatagtCTTTCAGGATCACATGACCAAAAGCCTGTGTGTAGTTTCCTGTAGCAGGTGCTAACGAGCATCTAATGTAAAGTCATGTTTTCTAACATGCTCTAAAGCAAATGTTTAATCTCTCGAAGTGTTTTTTGATTTTACGGGTCAGCTAACTGTGGGGTTGAATTAATTTGTtatcatgcaaataaataaccACATTGTCGCTCTCGCCGATGGTTTGCTCGCACTGGTAAAAAATACTGaagttacagtatattttaattattattagtcatttatgaAGGGaaccttaatataaagtgttaccagtttttatgataattgttgtttttaaagttataatagatttaaaaaaaaaactgtatatactactgttttattttgaatgcggtTATCCTGTTCAgagactttatttaaaattaaaattaaaaccatgttttaatgtggtttaaagtgtttaatgaattaataatacaCTTGTTCTTTCCCAATAATGTAAAcataatctaaatatatatctgGGTCATTTTTTCTTACAGCCCTCAGCATGGCTCCTACTGAGTCTGGATTTGATACCCCTGCTCTACACtctcattttcatcattttaaacactCATTTCTGGAGTGTTTTTCAGATCTGAGGTGTGAACGAGGTTTCATGACCCTTTAAGACAGAAGTACCTGGAATGAAGGAATCCTTGCGGCAGTCATACAGCATACCAGGATACAGAGGTCTTCCTAGGGCTGCCAGTTCAATGGTTTGTGATGCCATGTCTGTAGTAGAAGAAACACAGCAAGAACAATGAGAATATTTCTTAATTCGTAAACCTTAATGAGGAATTTTATCATtcttaaattgttaaaaaactaTGTACGGTTTAAGAAGcatagaaaaactaaattatgattattttacaaaaaatgttcacaaaacTGTGCCCAAAGTGATCTAATCCTGTTTAAAAGTCCAATAAAAACAGATGAAGACATAACTCTTTGGTTCAATGAATGCAGTGACTCTAATCAGATTAGACAAAACGTCATGGAGAAATCTTTAAATAGCCCAACATCGCTCACATTTAAATCTATCAATGCTATCATTGCACTACCTGTATGTGTCATTTTAAGTCATGTCTCACCTGGAGTTTCTGAGCACTCTATGGTGTGTTAAGAAATGAAGTCGTCTGGTAATGTCTTCGACTGAAGTCTGAAGAAGCTGgatttttctgttcttttataGCACTCTATCTGGACCTGATCCATGAAAGCCTCACCCACACCCACATGTGATTTCATTCGTTTTCTTTAACTGATTCAACTTCTGTCCTTTTATAACACTTTATCTTTTGATATCTACAATTAAGTTTctacagtatgtgtatatatatatatattgtagaagcttaatatatttaactaatGGCAAAATGTGTTAATTCTTTATTGTTCAGTGCAAgctaaagaataataatgtatgtttaatCAGATGATATAAGATGCATTATGTGAATGTTTGGctaaagagatgtgtcttttctctagatttaaactgagaaaGTGTGTCTGAAGCCTGAATGTTATCAGGAAGTCTATTCCAGAGTTTAGGAGCAATATGTGAAAAAACTCTACCTCATTTAGTGGATTTCTAGAGTTTTGTGACCTTAAGGACCGGGTTGGATTGTAGCATGGTAAAAACTAGTTATGTATGCTTAGGAGCTAAACTGTTAAGGGCCTTATAAGtgagtaataatattttgtaactgaTACGGAACTTAATGGGTTGCTAGTGCACAgacattttttattgtcttatttttacttgatttgCTTCAAACTTCAAACTGCTTCAAAATTGCTTCAAACTCAATCAGAATACTGACACAGCTGATGTAAAACTATTGAGGGGATAATGATATCTAAAATattgttgccatggcaatgTGTCAAACTTACATTATTTTCCAGTGAAATTGAGGAAGAATTCAAATCATGAGCAGAATTGCAaagaacttaaaatattttaacattaacatatttaatcactaggaaaaaaatattttattcatgtatttaatgcattacagCTTAAGCCTAAGCTTTATCCTTTTCTGTCAGTTTTAGGGACAACATTTTGCAATTTGTAGAGAACTGAGAACATAATTTTCTATAATTATGTGTAACGCCCAACCAGCAGAGGGATCCCTCACCCGAGTACTAGCTGTGCTCAACCCCTCTGTTTCATCTaccatcatttcctgtttgaagCCTTTATAACTCAAGGCCCTCTATGTGCTCCCTGCCAAGTATTGCCAGTCTATCTGTCTTACCAAGTGTTCTCCCTGTTGATTGATTCTGATTGTTATTCATGTGTGtgatctctgcctgttttcCTGTTTCTCGAATCACGGACCTGTTTACCTGTATGGTTTGCCTGATTGGAATGATGACCTGGTTTAGACCCCCTTTTATCAAAAGTGGAAGGTTGGTTTTAGATACTGTCACCAAACTTGGTATCTGGACAACTTTCAAATTACACTCATTAGCTACGACCAACAGGAAGtaagatattttgttttgaatgtgcaTTATTAGTCCAGTTCAGGTATGGAATATTGAATATTTCTCCGAGGGATTCCAAGGAATACTTGAcatgttgaaaatatattaagaaactTAAACTGCAGCAGGCTTTTGGATAGCTTGAGCGTTGTTGCAGTGgtgacttttttgtttgtttgtttgtttttgtttgtttgtttgtttgtgtgtgtgtgtgtgtgtgtgtgtgtgtgtgtgtgtgtgtgcatcaggatgtggtgatctgtccacagagctcatctaggtgttctggtcttagatgaacataatctctgggtcctgatccaccatctagtctggatatgaactgagaaagagaataataaaagaaacagacaaatattagtgtagatgccattctttttacgatgtcacaagtacattgtgttttatgataagtgttcctggttccagctgatctaattaatgcagcctaaaaatcctgtaacggatttgaataataaaagtgtgttagtgtgttatgtgtaggccaagtcaaaaagatgtgtctttaatctagagtTTGGGAGCTAAGTAGAAAAagtttttgatattctaggtattatcaaatggccagagttttgagaacgcagcggacgtgcaggactataatgtgataagagctcgctcaagtattgaggagctaaaccattcagggctttataggtaattaataagattttaaaatctatccgatgtttgatagggagccagtgcagtgttaacagaactgggctaatatgatcatacttcctagttctagtaaggactctggctgctgcgttttggactagctgaagtttgtttattaagcgtgcagaacaaccacccaataaagcattacaataatctaacctcgaggtcataaacgcatgaattaatatttctgcattagaggttgaaagcataggtcgtaatttagatatatgtTTAAGATGGAAAattgcagttttacagatgctagaaacatggttttcgaaggaaagattgctgtcaagcagcacacttaggttcctaactgatgatgaagaattaacagagcagccatcaagtgataggctgtgttctagattatagTATGTGGGGTTTCACCtcagttttttcagaatttagcattaagaagttactcatcatccagttcacaagagaatgttgtgatcaatagtGTAGAACATGCCCTCTGATCTCTTGACCCTGCCTGTATTTCTGACCAtgcttattaatatattgtcaCACATGGATCCGCACATCTCAGTCCCTTTCATTACGCAGTAAGCTGTGTTGCACAGCATCTTGATTTCACTTTATGGTATAAATGCTCTCCATGGCAGAGGTATGTGTCTATGGTTGTCACGTTGATGTggattatgcatttttaatgtttataactGTGTGCGGCAGCTGCTTTGTGGCAAGTGTTTATTAAgttaatgtgtgtttatgtatttttaaagaatatatatattaggcagtttaacaaagacatttgcattctgtatttatgtactttattCATAGTGGTGGTGTGCCCCCCCATGATCTCCTTTTCGTCCAGCAGGCTTGGTATCCATTCATGTCAAGAAAGCAgattgttgttttaaacattggTCTGAAACCCAGAG is from Puntigrus tetrazona isolate hp1 unplaced genomic scaffold, ASM1883169v1 S000000001, whole genome shotgun sequence and encodes:
- the LOC122331698 gene encoding stonustoxin subunit beta-like, with translation MASQTIELAALGRPLYPGMLYDCRKDSFIPGVTLWDKKSLREDLDSRPQLMTTLNFSSSDSLLSKSDLLKISASLKASFLGGLVEVGGSAKFLNDTKSSNQQSRVTMHYSETSRFDQLTMTQLGKITYAQVFDQKTATHVITAVLYGAHAFMVFERSFAEDENKQDIEGELDVMVKKIPGFSIEGKGALKMTDEDNKKAETITCTFHGDVHLEQNPTTYLEALEVYKNLPNLLKKNPQNAVPIKVWLYPLCLLDTKAARLERQISDHLISNTQDMMEGLKEVERTCNDLSRRKEMNVFSDVKKRLRSFQDSLSIYKIVLQKALARFLPAIREGSVQEQSLGDILMIHSSSPFSADLLNQWLSDAKSELNLLNNPSKTLKEINTEDSDRLNSILLDPDIKAVVCLTFTSLKYKDPYLSTLAEFVKSEKFTKLDEKINQPSVTSDVRKWFQDPDVIAKMRENLSVFKKFSEASKINKSIRFIISAISDPSIPGSSIYLYENGKLTDTKFQPVSKPPTPIIKNVLEETVSLELKKSPTGETVKYRLEYKQINAGSGAEEQWLFIDTADQDFTLTELVPGKQYLIRYRIVGKVGVSEASDTVSPTLSSITVPRTRKDFLRYSQRLSLDLNTINKHLLLSENNRVITCTNTLQSYPGHPDRFDDFYQVFCRESVTGRCYWEIEWGGNEGVDVSVSYKTIGRKGGHNECVFGYNYQSWSLFCGHSCCLFRHNNIKTDLPVKGISRKIGVYVDHAAGTLSFYSVYSDTMTLIHSVQTTFTQPLYPGFIVYYVGSWVKLSE